A genomic stretch from Deltaproteobacteria bacterium includes:
- a CDS encoding type II toxin-antitoxin system Phd/YefM family antitoxin → MQAKIIPVTELRPKMLKCITNAQKLGQEYVVTKNGKPSAVLVGFDEWESMKETLEILSKPQLVKRIKKNLDYFKRGGKGKTIKEVFGE, encoded by the coding sequence ATGCAAGCCAAAATTATTCCCGTCACCGAATTAAGACCTAAGATGTTAAAATGCATCACCAATGCCCAAAAACTAGGCCAAGAATACGTCGTGACTAAAAATGGAAAGCCTTCTGCGGTACTTGTAGGCTTTGACGAATGGGAAAGTATGAAGGAAACCTTGGAAATTCTTTCCAAGCCTCAACTGGTCAAAAGAATTAAAAAAAATCTCGATTATTTTAAACGCGGTGGCAAAGGTAAAACGATAAAAGAGGTTTTTGGAGAATGA
- a CDS encoding type II toxin-antitoxin system RelE/ParE family toxin has product MKAYQVVIPSELQHYIQTLHPDQKKKIRYALEELSIDPYLGKILREPFEGLYSYRVSLFRIIYKILNNKLELQVIDIDKREVVYLKLEKNVLLLK; this is encoded by the coding sequence ATGAAAGCTTATCAAGTTGTGATCCCCTCCGAGCTTCAGCATTATATTCAAACTTTACATCCTGACCAAAAAAAGAAAATTCGCTATGCCCTTGAGGAACTTTCTATTGATCCTTATCTAGGAAAAATACTTCGAGAGCCATTTGAGGGTTTGTATAGTTATAGAGTCTCTCTTTTTAGAATTATCTACAAAATTCTTAATAATAAACTTGAGCTTCAAGTTATTGACATCGATAAAAGAGAGGTGGTTTATCTGAAATTGGAAAAAAATGTTTTACTGCTTAAATAA
- a CDS encoding SDR family oxidoreductase, with translation MDFQIKNKTALITGAAKHGLGRAHALALASEGVNIALLDIQDCKETEKLISEKGVKVKSYLCDISQVTEVENTLKQIETDLGKVQILVNNASILNTIGMFQDIEAKRFERDVQVNLLGSVNVTRAVWKGMLENKWGRVIFISSFAGTHGGAGQTSYAATKAALIGFAKSLALEGARFNITANVVAPGVMKSEAVENFIRGDMMDRMIKKAAMRRLGELEEVANTVAFLCSQQSSFITGQVVEVDGGAGLFTF, from the coding sequence ATGGATTTTCAAATTAAAAATAAAACTGCCCTAATCACCGGTGCGGCAAAACATGGGCTTGGGCGGGCGCATGCCTTGGCCTTGGCCTCTGAGGGAGTGAATATTGCCCTTCTTGATATTCAGGATTGTAAGGAAACGGAAAAATTAATTTCTGAAAAAGGCGTGAAGGTAAAATCTTACCTCTGCGATATCTCCCAAGTAACAGAAGTAGAAAATACCCTGAAACAAATTGAGACCGATTTGGGCAAGGTGCAAATCCTGGTCAATAATGCCTCCATTTTAAATACCATCGGCATGTTTCAGGATATTGAAGCGAAACGCTTTGAGCGCGATGTGCAGGTGAATCTCTTAGGCAGCGTGAACGTCACCCGAGCGGTTTGGAAGGGGATGCTTGAAAACAAATGGGGCAGGGTGATCTTTATTTCTTCTTTTGCAGGCACTCATGGCGGTGCGGGCCAAACCAGCTATGCAGCCACCAAAGCGGCCTTGATAGGTTTTGCAAAAAGTCTGGCTCTAGAAGGGGCACGCTTTAACATCACGGCCAATGTAGTCGCACCGGGTGTGATGAAATCGGAAGCGGTAGAAAATTTTATTCGCGGCGATATGATGGATCGCATGATTAAAAAAGCCGCCATGCGCCGTTTGGGGGAGCTCGAGGAAGTGGCCAATACGGTGGCCTTCCTTTGCTCCCAGCAATCGAGCTTTATTACCGGACAGGTGGTGGAAGTGGATGGGGGAGCCGGATTATTTACTTTTTGA
- a CDS encoding PilZ domain-containing protein, producing the protein MLEMDLKKIIDPKLPLFFLTLKDKNKPIFIRRVYPQSLLVDLHPEMIQTSKIKGFVVAESGQGILEFEANLKLDKLDQEHFDVVEIYIISGSLKKTNRRQSYRLTWASPISAKLITQNNQEIIAKILNLSAEGILFSDEGKLASDEIYQLHLDLDEHTLLNFPIQMFAKREVSNFDPKKQHPAFFLERQGSWNKKTIREKEKELIVRFINKKLQTERKLEKERNESKSK; encoded by the coding sequence ATGCTGGAAATGGATTTAAAAAAAATTATTGATCCTAAGTTGCCCCTGTTTTTCTTGACCCTTAAAGATAAAAACAAGCCCATCTTTATTCGCCGTGTTTATCCCCAGAGTCTACTGGTCGATTTGCATCCGGAAATGATTCAGACGAGTAAAATCAAGGGTTTTGTTGTTGCAGAGTCCGGGCAAGGAATTTTGGAGTTTGAAGCGAACCTCAAGCTAGACAAGCTGGATCAAGAGCATTTTGATGTCGTCGAAATATATATTATTTCTGGAAGCCTCAAAAAAACAAATCGCAGACAATCCTATCGCCTAACCTGGGCTTCTCCAATTAGTGCAAAACTGATCACCCAAAATAATCAGGAAATAATTGCAAAAATTTTAAATCTGAGCGCAGAAGGAATTTTATTTTCCGATGAAGGCAAATTGGCAAGCGATGAAATTTACCAGCTTCATCTAGATCTGGATGAACATACCCTTTTGAATTTTCCAATCCAGATGTTCGCCAAGAGAGAAGTCTCAAACTTTGATCCAAAAAAACAACACCCTGCCTTTTTTCTAGAAAGGCAGGGAAGTTGGAATAAAAAAACCATCAGAGAAAAAGAAAAGGAACTGATCGTTCGATTTATCAATAAAAAACTGCAAACCGAAAGAAAGCTGGAAAAAGAAAGGAACGAATCAAAAAGTAAATAA